The Dioscorea cayenensis subsp. rotundata cultivar TDr96_F1 chromosome 16, TDr96_F1_v2_PseudoChromosome.rev07_lg8_w22 25.fasta, whole genome shotgun sequence sequence AGCAGGAACCTGCAGTGCctgaagaagaggagaagctGGTGGAGGACGAGGGCTTGATTAAGGTGGATGATGGATCATCGAATTCTCCTTCAGAGGATGGTAAGGCACTGGAAGTTGGTGATGTTGATAGTGTTAAGAAAGAGATGGATGAAGAGGTTGTGAAGGAGAAGATTGGGAAGAAGGAGTGCAATCATGCAGAGTGCAAAGAAGTTGAGATTGATGATTGGTTGTTTGAGTTTGCTCAGTTGTTCCGCACTCAGGTTGGCATTGACCCGGATGCGCACTTGGACTTGCATGAGCTGGGGATGGAGCTGTGTGCAGAGGCTCTTGAGGAGACAGTGACCAGTGAAGATGCCCAGGCTCTTTTTGTGATGGCAGCTGCTAAATTCCAGGAGGTTGCTGCACTGGCTTTCTTCAACTGGGGAAATGTACACATGTGCGCAGCGAGGAAACGGATTCCTCTGGATGAGACTACCTCCAAAGATGCCATTGCAGCTCAGCTGCATGGCGCATATGATTGGGTGCGGGAAAGGTATGAGCTTGCAGGACAGAAGTATGAAGAAGCACTTCGGATCAAGCCGGATTTTTATGAGGGTTTACTTGCATTAGGGCAGCAACATTTTGAATCTGCAAAGTTGCAGTGGTCCTTTGCCTTGGCTAATAAGGTTGACTTTACAACATGGGATTCTTCAGGCACAATTCAGCTTTTTGACAGCGCAGAGGAGAAAATGAAGGCTGCCACTGAGATGTGGGAGAAAGTGGAAGCGCAGAGGACTGCAGAGCTTAAAAGCCCTGGCACTAGCAAAATGGAGGAATTActgaagaaaaggagaaagcaTGCAGTGGGTGTGGATGTTCAGGAGGAAGTATCACCAGAAGAGGCAGCTGAACAGGCTGCTGTCATGAGATCTCAGATACATCTGTTTTGGGGTAACATGCTCTTTGAGCGCTCACAGGTTGAATTTAAGCTGGGGTGTGGAGATTGGAAGAAGACTCTTGATACAGCAGTTGAAAGATTTAAGCTAGCTGGGGCTTCTGAAGTCGACATCTCTGTGGTTCTTAAAAACCATTCATCCAATTTGATGGGCATGGAAAACAATGAAGCTCATGTTGTGAATCTAAAAATGGATTCTTCTGAAACAGATTCCAAGCTTGAAAATAAGCTTGTGGTGGAAAGTTGATTCTAACAGCGCTTCCATGAACTTCGTGTTGGAGGATGTGCACATGTATGATATATGTGCGCTTGGGAATGGAATGATTTTCTATTGATCAAATGGCTTGCCGTCTGAAAGTTCTATCTATTGTTGCTGCTTAAACTCCGGCAGCTGCAGTCATGAATTGTTTCCAAAATGAGAAGGTTGGTACTCAGATGTGCCAGGTGTGTACTTTTTGACTGTTTAATCTAAATTATTTTGTGGAAGACCACGAGGACGACTTAACGTTTCCTGacaaaaatgatggatttttgttCTGATTGTATGCATTTCTGTTTTCAATCATTTTATCCTTTTTCCCAAGCAAAACCTTGTTCTGGTAATTGCAGTAGCTGTTACCACTTATATTAGGTCTTAAACCCACACAGCCGTGTTATATGTGAACATCAGATAATTGTGATAGAATGTGTTTTGTGCTGTTTAGATGTTGAGATAGATCATTCCTCATGGTGAATTCTATAAAAGTTTCACTTGCATGaattaactttttgttttgagtCAGTTTGCTTCTGAAACTCTGTTTATGCTCAAACTGTTTATTCTTTGGAAAGTTTCTATGAATGCAAATTATGTTCTTGATGGTTCTTCTTACATGAAATGTTATTATGTAAATGGACTATAACAGAGTGAAAAAGCTGGATAGACAGTTGTAAATTAGGAATAATCAGATTTATTTCATAATTCCAGCCAACATGTCTACATGTCTTTGGCTCTGATATGTGGGACATTTTGTGCTGATGTTGGGAGCCATTTCAATAAGTGTGGACATGTATGCTCAATAACTAAGGCTTTGTAATTtgtttgagaagaagaagaagaatggaaaGCAAGAATCTTAAGTCTAGACTCTAGAAAGAGAAGATGAACTTCATAAAAGATCTTTTGTTTCAATTCCATTTGCACTTAATAATCCTCTTCATAGCTGCTACCTTTTGAATCCTATATTCTAGCCATCGGAATGCCTGGtacaaggcaaaaaaaaaaagtgagtaACGGAGGTGATTGCTGTGGAAGGGTCAAGTTCAGGGATAGATGCCAAAGATGATATTTCCAAGAGTCATTGAGAGACCTACTCCTGCCTTTGATTAGCCTAGGATTTAGTAAGGTAAATGACATGACATGTAAGTTATCATAtgtgttttgtttctttgatagGAAATAGTTAAAACTGGCACAAGAGTAGAAAAttgcaagaattttttttttcttttgcctgTAGATCATAGGTATTAGTAATCTGCATACTACACTATGCACAATGCTATTATGTCTTTGTCAGGGAAACTAttggtttgatttgatttaggCTAAACTGATTCTCAATCAATTGGTACCAAACTTGTTTGAAAAGAATATGGTTCCACATACACCATTATTACGCCTGTTCATATAATTCTTTATTTGGATCTGCAGGCAATGATTTTGGATTCATactacttaaaaaataat is a genomic window containing:
- the LOC120279083 gene encoding LOW QUALITY PROTEIN: protein CLMP1 (The sequence of the model RefSeq protein was modified relative to this genomic sequence to represent the inferred CDS: deleted 2 bases in 2 codons): MGKSGAKKKKLSNPSSAATASSTDPSPSPPPNGIPVTDPSIFMKRALELKEEGNRRFQSKDYAGALHHYELGLKLLPRSHPERAVFHSNRAACLMQMRPVDHDAVAAECSLALQAQPRFPRALLRRARALEALGRNDLALQDLQALLASDPSHSDALDLSRRIRSVLSPRPDDSLSHPSPAALGASAVGSPIAGLGPCLPTRPATKKSSPLTSTPTPTPTTTVSKSLPNGLERRLSQPQAAPKPPSPSVPPQPQAAPVLGKSSSSDSRLSPITRWRPLKLVYDHDIRLAQMPVNCGFRALREIVMTRFPASKHVLIKYKDDDGDLVTITSTAELRLAESSVDRMGSEEGGGGGAKGVSRAEVDEGNVLRVLRLHIVEVSPEQEPAVPEEEEKLVEDEGLIKVDDGSSNSPSEDGKALEVGDVDSVKKEMDEEVVKEKIGKKECNHAECKEVEIDDWLFEFAQLFRTQVGIDPDAHLDLHELGMELCAEALEETVTSEDAQALFVMAAAKFQEVAALAFFNWGNVHMCAARKRIPLDETTSKDAIAAQLHGAYDWVRERYELAGQKYEEALRIKPDFYEGLLALGQQHFESAKLQWSFALANKVDFTTWDSSGTIQLFDSAEEKMKAATEMWEKVEAQRTAELKSPGTSKMEELLKKRRKHAVGVDVQEEVSPEEAAEQAAVMRSQIHLFWGNMLFERSQVEFKLGCGDWKKTLDTAVERFKLAGASEVDISVVLKNHSSNLMGMENNEAHVVNLKMDSSETDSKLENKLVVES